One genomic segment of Corynebacterium durum includes these proteins:
- a CDS encoding AI-2E family transporter: protein MGQVSNKQSSETPADALADPTSTTSKPASQSASKLPASDLSASEADYLQHLQLEASRTFEELEGEDRIDRSEVIADGVKEFAWWCLRLLVIAVTAYAAWFLLSKFSRGILPLALAILICSVLWPITRTLRNIGVPAGLASFATILAAFGFFGGLIALIAPSIGQQSQTLYYQAFEGVQKVQLWLQGPPLNVRDDDINKWFTDATIWLQRQSGTIAGELFAGIGVASTVMVTLGIVIVLTFFFLKDGDRFLPWLRSITGRRAGWHLTELLTRSWNTLAGFIRAQAIVSLVDAVFIGMGLVFLGVPMALALATLTFIAGFIPIVGAFVAGALAVLIAFVSLGFTKALIVLALVVAVQQLEGNILSPMLQSRAMNLHPVIVLLSVTIGSSLFGIVGAFLAVPVTALVAVLFRYLSDMVALRSGEKTADQIEFATAAGSLTGMHGEVLGRKLRAARRDRHASASSANSEEGTTHGDASEEDPETLLARLSDASAKIVQLFHKNNKAQSSSSENPTQPR from the coding sequence ATGGGACAAGTGAGCAATAAACAGTCTTCAGAGACGCCCGCTGATGCTCTGGCTGACCCAACGTCGACCACATCAAAGCCAGCATCACAGTCGGCATCAAAGCTGCCAGCGTCCGACCTGTCTGCGTCAGAGGCAGATTATTTGCAGCATTTACAGCTGGAGGCTTCTCGCACGTTCGAGGAGTTGGAAGGCGAGGACCGTATTGATCGTTCGGAGGTTATCGCCGACGGCGTGAAGGAATTCGCGTGGTGGTGTCTCCGCCTCCTTGTGATCGCGGTGACAGCCTACGCCGCGTGGTTTCTGCTCAGTAAATTTTCGCGTGGCATCCTCCCCCTCGCGTTGGCAATCCTCATTTGTTCGGTGCTGTGGCCTATCACACGCACGTTGCGCAACATTGGCGTGCCCGCAGGGCTAGCGAGTTTCGCTACGATCCTTGCGGCTTTTGGGTTTTTCGGCGGTTTGATTGCGCTCATTGCCCCTAGCATCGGCCAGCAATCCCAAACCTTGTACTACCAAGCGTTTGAGGGCGTACAGAAGGTGCAGTTGTGGTTGCAGGGCCCACCGCTGAATGTCCGCGACGATGACATCAATAAATGGTTTACCGATGCCACCATATGGTTGCAGCGACAATCCGGGACCATCGCAGGTGAACTGTTCGCAGGTATCGGCGTTGCTTCAACGGTGATGGTCACGCTGGGTATTGTCATTGTGCTGACGTTCTTTTTCCTCAAGGATGGCGACCGTTTTCTCCCGTGGCTTCGCTCCATCACGGGACGTCGCGCGGGCTGGCACCTCACAGAACTACTCACACGGTCCTGGAACACTCTCGCCGGCTTCATCAGGGCTCAAGCTATTGTGTCGCTTGTCGACGCCGTGTTCATCGGCATGGGCCTGGTATTCCTCGGGGTTCCCATGGCTCTGGCGTTGGCAACCCTTACCTTTATTGCGGGTTTCATCCCCATCGTGGGGGCATTTGTCGCCGGGGCGCTGGCAGTGCTGATTGCTTTTGTTTCACTGGGCTTCACTAAAGCCCTCATTGTTTTGGCTCTCGTTGTTGCAGTGCAGCAGCTGGAAGGAAACATCCTATCCCCCATGTTGCAGTCCCGCGCCATGAATCTGCATCCCGTGATCGTGCTGTTGTCAGTTACCATCGGGTCAAGCCTTTTCGGTATTGTTGGTGCTTTCTTGGCCGTTCCCGTGACTGCACTTGTGGCGGTGTTGTTCCGCTACCTCAGTGACATGGTGGCGTTGAGGTCCGGCGAGAAAACCGCTGATCAAATTGAATTTGCTACGGCAGCTGGTTCGCTCACCGGCATGCATGGCGAGGTGCTGGGGCGCAAGCTGCGTGCCGCCCGTCGTGACCGCCACGCCTCAGCATCCAGCGCAAACAGTGAGGAAGGAACCACACATGGTGATGCCAGCGAGGAGGATCCTGAAACGCTTCTAGCACGCTTGTCTGACGCATCAGCGAAAATTGTCCAGTTGTTCCACAAAAATAACAAAGCCCAGTCCAGTAGTTCGGAGAATCCGACCCAACCTAGGTAA
- the metS gene encoding methionine/alanine import NSS transporter subunit MetS, with amino-acid sequence MSGTAVMMMVLFMVVIWGGLAASIIALRRNPDEKSGLLGESEYATDEVLISHEV; translated from the coding sequence ATGAGTGGTACAGCAGTGATGATGATGGTGTTGTTCATGGTGGTGATCTGGGGCGGTCTTGCCGCTAGTATTATCGCCTTGCGCCGCAACCCGGATGAAAAATCGGGCCTGCTCGGTGAATCTGAGTACGCCACAGACGAGGTATTGATCAGCCACGAGGTGTAA
- a CDS encoding sodium-dependent transporter translates to MADQTSPRREVFSTRIAFLLAAIGSAVGLGNIWRFPYVAYDNGGGAFLVPYMIALLTAGIPLLFLDYSLGHRFRGSAPLVFRRIRSWAEPVGWIQVGIAFFITIYYAAIIGWAGLYTVKSFNKAWGDMPEDYFMKDFLQADTSQTVSTEIVPQIAIALALVWVLAIIVMAMGVDEGIGKISKVFMPLLTVLFIIVVIQALFLDGAAEGLNAFFTPNWDALRNPTVWVAAYGQIFFSLSVGFGIMLTYSSYLKPRTNLTGTGLVTAFANSSFEVLAGIGVFAALGYMATQQNVPVSEVATSGIGLAFIAFPAIINQMPLGAVFGVFFFASLTIAGFTSLFSLLEVVVSAVKDKLDLPRKTTAVSVGVVMALISLALFSTTSSLATLDIMDKFTNNIGIVAIALIAIIVIDWILRRTNEFALHLNAVSSFQVGTLWRICVVNLTTIVLGYTLMQELFTLVSKPYGGYTSTQVTIFGWVVLGIIVAAAFALTIVPWRGSLSLVGPPGSDFGIDSDLQRTITRPRKYAPEERRAAGFAAEQKSDD, encoded by the coding sequence ATGGCTGATCAAACTAGTCCTCGTCGCGAAGTGTTTTCCACCCGCATCGCGTTTTTGCTCGCAGCTATTGGTTCTGCAGTGGGGTTGGGAAATATTTGGCGTTTCCCGTATGTCGCCTACGATAACGGTGGCGGCGCGTTCCTTGTTCCTTATATGATTGCACTGCTCACTGCGGGTATTCCTCTTCTTTTCTTGGACTATTCGTTGGGGCACCGTTTCCGTGGTTCCGCTCCCCTAGTGTTCCGGCGGATTCGCTCGTGGGCCGAGCCAGTGGGCTGGATCCAGGTAGGGATCGCGTTTTTCATTACTATTTACTACGCCGCGATTATTGGCTGGGCCGGGCTGTACACGGTCAAGTCCTTCAATAAGGCATGGGGCGATATGCCGGAAGACTATTTTATGAAGGACTTCCTGCAGGCCGACACCTCCCAAACGGTGTCCACGGAGATTGTTCCGCAGATTGCTATCGCTTTGGCGCTGGTGTGGGTATTGGCGATTATCGTCATGGCCATGGGCGTGGACGAGGGCATTGGCAAGATTTCCAAGGTTTTCATGCCCTTGCTCACCGTCTTGTTCATCATTGTGGTGATCCAAGCACTGTTTTTGGATGGTGCCGCCGAAGGCTTGAATGCGTTCTTCACCCCGAACTGGGACGCCTTGCGTAACCCCACGGTGTGGGTTGCAGCCTATGGCCAGATCTTCTTCTCACTGTCAGTGGGCTTCGGCATTATGCTGACCTACTCCTCCTACCTGAAACCGCGCACGAACTTGACGGGCACGGGCTTGGTCACGGCGTTTGCGAACTCCTCCTTTGAGGTGCTGGCGGGCATCGGCGTGTTTGCAGCCTTGGGCTACATGGCCACCCAGCAGAACGTCCCAGTCAGCGAGGTCGCCACCTCCGGTATTGGTTTGGCTTTCATTGCATTCCCCGCAATCATTAACCAGATGCCGCTGGGCGCTGTTTTCGGCGTGTTCTTCTTCGCCTCGCTGACTATTGCCGGTTTCACCTCCTTGTTCTCCCTACTGGAGGTCGTGGTGTCTGCGGTGAAAGACAAGCTGGATCTGCCGCGTAAAACCACGGCCGTGAGCGTTGGTGTGGTCATGGCGTTGATTTCCTTGGCGCTGTTCTCCACCACCTCCAGCCTGGCCACGCTGGACATTATGGATAAGTTCACCAACAACATTGGTATCGTCGCCATCGCCCTGATCGCGATCATCGTGATCGACTGGATTCTGCGCCGCACCAACGAATTTGCCCTGCATTTGAACGCAGTGTCTTCATTCCAGGTGGGCACGCTGTGGCGCATCTGCGTGGTGAATCTGACCACGATTGTGCTGGGCTACACGCTGATGCAGGAGCTATTCACCTTGGTGTCCAAGCCATATGGCGGCTATACCTCCACCCAAGTGACCATTTTCGGCTGGGTTGTGCTGGGCATCATTGTCGCCGCCGCGTTTGCTTTGACAATTGTTCCGTGGCGCGGTTCTTTGTCGTTGGTTGGCCCACCCGGCTCGGACTTTGGTATTGATTCTGACTTGCAGCGCACCATCACCCGCCCACGGAAGTACGCTCCCGAGGAGCGGCGCGCGGCCGGGTTCGCCGCCGAGCAAAAGTCCGATGACTAG
- the ychF gene encoding redox-regulated ATPase YchF has translation MTLTLGIVGLPNVGKSTLFNALTRNDVLAANYPFATIEPNVGLVELPDPRLNKLAEIFGSEVIKPATVSFVDIAGIVKGASENEGLGNKFLANIREADAICQVVRAFSDDDVIHVDGRVDPSSDIAVIETELILADLQTIEKALPRLEKEAKRDKEKAGEVAAVKRAQTILEDGRTLFSAAGNGEIELATLRELHLLTAKPFLYVFNSDEGVLTDAARKDELRALVAPADCVFLDAKTETELFELDDEEAAELLESVGQHEPGLHSLAKAGFATLGLQTYLTAGPKEARAWTIHKGDTAPQAAGVIHSDFERGFIKAEIVSFDDLVAAGSMAEAKAAGRVRMEGKDYVMADGDVVEFKFNV, from the coding sequence GTGACCTTAACTCTTGGAATTGTTGGCCTGCCGAACGTGGGCAAGTCCACCCTCTTTAACGCCCTCACACGCAACGATGTGCTTGCAGCGAACTATCCCTTCGCCACCATTGAACCCAACGTTGGCCTCGTCGAACTGCCCGATCCGCGGCTGAACAAACTTGCCGAAATTTTCGGGTCTGAAGTGATCAAACCCGCCACCGTTAGCTTCGTTGACATCGCAGGCATTGTGAAAGGCGCCTCCGAGAATGAAGGGCTGGGCAACAAATTCCTCGCCAACATCCGGGAAGCCGACGCCATCTGCCAAGTCGTCCGCGCCTTCTCCGACGACGATGTCATCCATGTCGACGGCCGCGTTGACCCCAGCAGCGACATCGCAGTCATTGAGACCGAACTCATCCTCGCAGATCTGCAAACCATCGAAAAGGCCCTGCCGAGGCTAGAAAAAGAAGCCAAGCGCGACAAAGAAAAAGCAGGCGAAGTCGCAGCCGTAAAACGAGCACAAACCATCCTCGAAGACGGACGCACCCTCTTCTCCGCTGCGGGTAACGGCGAAATCGAGCTGGCGACGCTCCGGGAACTCCACCTGCTCACCGCCAAACCCTTCCTCTATGTATTCAACTCCGATGAAGGGGTGCTTACCGACGCCGCGCGCAAAGACGAACTCCGCGCCCTCGTCGCCCCAGCCGACTGCGTGTTCCTTGACGCCAAAACCGAAACCGAACTCTTTGAACTCGACGACGAGGAAGCCGCCGAACTCCTCGAATCCGTTGGGCAACACGAACCCGGACTACACTCACTAGCCAAAGCCGGATTTGCCACACTCGGACTGCAAACCTACCTCACCGCAGGCCCCAAAGAAGCCCGCGCCTGGACCATCCACAAGGGCGACACCGCGCCCCAAGCCGCAGGCGTAATTCACAGCGACTTCGAACGCGGATTCATCAAAGCCGAAATCGTCTCCTTCGACGACCTTGTCGCCGCAGGCTCCATGGCCGAAGCCAAAGCCGCCGGACGCGTGCGCATGGAAGGTAAGGACTATGTTATGGCCGATGGGGACGTGGTGGAATTTAAGTTTAATGTGTAG
- a CDS encoding ATP-dependent nuclease, translating to MYIKRIKMHNIRGLRGTTTVDLSPGLNYLVGENNVGKSTILFAIEYLRNGTNNNEQIYTTNSNESQVIVDLSGDDLEEMLGNEDFNKLQDFLWCDQQSKDLSKSKILRVRRQSNQETVQQGKKKVNIDAKKITFWNPKSSQFEAITGIDTKFKSLLDLNFIYADDAPEAHVNMGTSKTLGKLISAAISDIDKCKPWLNFTEAHKALFTQQGEGTVQNALQELSTEISEVITEQYGKATARFNFEVPDPTSLLKSGQVLLSSNINNEGETPLENKGTGLQRAFMLALLQVFGQKSQKRGSSGYQKMIFGLDEPETWLHPRAQLSLAKAIRGIADNQQVLLITHSPYMIQGFEENDSYTMLVMKNESGTPKIKTHDELNTCQLPYVSWNAINYYAFMIPSIEFMDELYGHFQNLCLQKDSAREKDIVTKLEELGISSSLQWYNNRDNKYYNVPNVVYVRNSVHHPENTKNPRYNNQQLIIAIEELEQAIHTWIEKNSR from the coding sequence ATGTACATAAAACGCATAAAAATGCATAATATACGTGGCTTACGCGGAACAACTACAGTTGATCTCTCTCCTGGCCTGAATTATCTCGTTGGTGAAAATAACGTGGGAAAATCAACAATACTATTCGCTATAGAATACCTAAGAAATGGCACCAATAATAATGAACAAATATATACCACCAACAGCAACGAATCTCAGGTGATAGTTGATCTAAGTGGTGACGACTTAGAAGAAATGCTTGGAAACGAAGATTTTAACAAACTTCAAGATTTTCTGTGGTGCGATCAGCAAAGTAAAGATTTGTCAAAATCCAAAATTTTACGCGTACGGCGCCAATCCAATCAAGAAACAGTACAGCAAGGTAAGAAAAAAGTAAATATCGACGCAAAAAAGATTACATTCTGGAATCCCAAATCAAGCCAGTTTGAAGCTATAACTGGAATTGATACAAAGTTTAAATCCCTTCTTGACTTAAACTTTATTTATGCTGACGACGCACCAGAAGCTCATGTCAACATGGGAACATCTAAAACATTAGGAAAGTTAATATCTGCTGCCATTTCCGATATTGATAAATGTAAACCTTGGCTTAATTTCACTGAGGCGCATAAAGCTCTATTCACCCAGCAAGGCGAAGGAACGGTGCAAAATGCCTTGCAGGAGCTGTCAACTGAAATTTCAGAGGTCATAACTGAACAATACGGGAAAGCAACAGCACGGTTCAACTTTGAAGTTCCCGATCCAACATCACTATTAAAATCAGGTCAAGTATTACTGTCTAGCAATATTAATAATGAAGGCGAAACACCATTAGAAAATAAAGGAACCGGCCTTCAGCGAGCATTCATGCTGGCCCTTTTGCAGGTTTTTGGACAAAAATCACAAAAAAGAGGCTCTAGCGGTTATCAAAAAATGATATTTGGACTGGATGAGCCAGAAACATGGCTTCACCCAAGAGCTCAGTTGAGCTTAGCCAAAGCAATACGTGGAATTGCAGACAATCAACAGGTGCTTTTAATCACACATTCTCCTTATATGATTCAGGGATTTGAAGAAAATGACTCTTATACGATGCTGGTAATGAAAAATGAATCTGGCACACCAAAAATCAAAACGCATGACGAGCTTAACACATGCCAACTCCCTTACGTATCCTGGAATGCAATTAACTATTATGCATTCATGATCCCCAGTATTGAGTTTATGGATGAACTGTATGGCCACTTCCAGAACCTTTGTCTGCAGAAGGATTCCGCACGTGAAAAAGATATTGTAACTAAATTAGAAGAACTCGGAATTAGTAGTTCGCTACAATGGTACAATAATCGTGATAACAAGTATTACAATGTTCCAAATGTAGTATATGTCCGAAACTCAGTACACCATCCTGAAAATACCAAGAATCCAAGGTACAACAACCAGCAACTAATTATTGCGATTGAGGAGCTTGAACAGGCGATACATACTTGGATTGAGAAAAATTCACGTTAG
- a CDS encoding transcriptional regulator yields the protein MTTSISAAELATAVTSVPGVRGVEPGISSTLKTVGSHIQGNDADARFGVIIDADEQSIVLEVGIDGSRLVKDIVRDIQETVILAVSEARGNGDETVVRVRVQSLLM from the coding sequence ATGACGACTAGCATCTCAGCAGCCGAACTAGCCACAGCGGTCACCTCAGTTCCTGGAGTCCGCGGGGTCGAGCCGGGCATAAGCAGCACGCTCAAAACCGTGGGAAGCCACATCCAAGGCAATGATGCTGATGCCCGCTTCGGAGTCATCATTGACGCTGACGAGCAATCCATTGTTCTTGAGGTAGGCATTGATGGTTCCCGACTGGTCAAAGACATTGTTCGGGATATTCAAGAGACGGTCATTCTTGCTGTGTCGGAGGCACGCGGGAATGGGGATGAGACAGTAGTGAGGGTGCGGGTGCAGTCTTTGCTGATGTAA
- a CDS encoding Asp23/Gls24 family envelope stress response protein, which produces MTPASRHNHRTTLLSPEVSPASVRDDAARDDAATREYMRLIASIHETWDRLESESNVSVMPQRHMMDAIVAATRHGAQVHMPPTDLGPYSLSEFSLRSLVRQAVDSVDSARGLRTSFQHAEAPDDPVEARELGVPETIFCRISAHVTTQHLPELAQQVRDAVREACYENLGLSPTVNVHIEDLHDDD; this is translated from the coding sequence ATGACTCCCGCCAGCCGCCACAACCACCGCACCACACTACTCTCCCCTGAGGTTTCTCCCGCTTCTGTGCGTGACGACGCCGCGCGGGACGATGCTGCAACGCGCGAGTACATGCGCCTCATTGCCTCCATCCACGAAACATGGGACCGGCTAGAATCCGAGTCGAACGTGTCAGTGATGCCCCAGCGTCACATGATGGACGCAATTGTCGCTGCGACGCGCCATGGAGCGCAGGTACACATGCCCCCCACCGACCTAGGTCCCTACAGTCTTTCGGAGTTTTCACTGCGTTCCCTTGTTCGACAAGCGGTAGACTCTGTCGACAGCGCGCGAGGATTACGTACATCCTTCCAGCACGCCGAAGCCCCCGACGACCCCGTTGAGGCCCGCGAACTAGGGGTGCCGGAAACAATTTTCTGCCGAATTTCTGCCCACGTGACAACACAGCACCTGCCAGAACTCGCCCAACAGGTCCGCGATGCGGTACGAGAAGCATGTTATGAGAACCTAGGACTGTCCCCCACCGTCAACGTTCATATCGAGGACTTGCACGATGACGACTAG
- a CDS encoding RNA polymerase sigma factor, producing MTHDHDDRQLVLRAQDGDIKAFERLVERYQGRLFRTAYMIVRNRHDSEDIVQETLIQAWRRLHLLQEPSAFRSWLMRICTNSATSAIRKQQRRATESYDHESLETASTLTETPSNTTADPAQSSEVNAQIGALAILLSSIQPELRIVWVLREVDDMSYEEIAKTLNLTESTVRGRLARARSLVMRNMKEWA from the coding sequence ATGACGCATGATCATGACGACAGGCAACTGGTACTGCGAGCCCAAGATGGCGATATCAAAGCCTTCGAACGACTTGTTGAACGCTACCAAGGCCGCCTGTTCCGCACCGCGTACATGATCGTACGCAACCGCCACGACAGTGAAGACATCGTGCAAGAAACCCTTATCCAGGCTTGGCGACGTCTTCACCTGCTCCAGGAACCCAGTGCTTTTCGAAGTTGGCTTATGCGCATCTGCACCAACAGTGCGACCAGTGCCATCCGTAAGCAACAACGCCGCGCCACCGAATCCTACGACCACGAGAGTCTTGAAACCGCGAGCACTCTCACTGAAACACCATCGAACACAACTGCAGACCCAGCACAATCCAGCGAGGTCAACGCCCAAATTGGGGCATTAGCTATTTTGCTATCTTCAATACAGCCCGAACTTCGCATCGTCTGGGTGCTTCGAGAGGTTGATGACATGTCCTACGAGGAGATTGCCAAAACTCTGAACCTGACAGAATCCACTGTCCGCGGAAGGCTCGCACGCGCCCGCTCACTGGTCATGCGCAACATGAAGGAGTGGGCATGA
- a CDS encoding DUF6286 domain-containing protein, translating into MRTSAPKLIRRPSRSVATSLLALLLLVVGGLGIWLCGVRLFDGAWPAGTTAAVNGFGSSPFESTLIIVLACIAAVCGLAMIIAAMWPGAYDRTDVLPDEVAGQTAIARKDLAALVRRNIEQVDGVHSASVRVQRSRVNVKVLSVLDNLEPVREAAHSNAVQTLEVLKPEGIRRCHVRVQKTS; encoded by the coding sequence ATGAGAACATCTGCACCAAAACTCATCCGCCGCCCCTCCAGAAGCGTTGCGACGTCCCTTCTCGCACTACTGCTTCTCGTTGTGGGCGGGCTGGGGATCTGGCTCTGCGGCGTTCGCCTGTTCGACGGGGCATGGCCTGCGGGCACAACCGCAGCGGTGAATGGATTCGGATCTTCCCCCTTCGAATCCACGCTTATTATCGTGCTGGCATGCATCGCGGCAGTATGCGGTCTGGCCATGATCATCGCGGCCATGTGGCCCGGGGCTTATGACCGCACCGATGTTCTCCCCGACGAGGTAGCCGGACAAACCGCTATTGCCCGTAAAGACCTAGCTGCTCTGGTGCGCAGAAACATCGAGCAGGTGGACGGCGTTCACAGCGCCTCAGTCCGCGTCCAAAGATCACGAGTCAACGTAAAAGTACTGAGCGTACTAGACAACCTGGAGCCCGTACGCGAAGCAGCTCACAGCAATGCTGTTCAGACCTTGGAGGTGCTGAAACCCGAGGGTATTCGGCGCTGCCATGTGCGCGTACAGAAAACGAGTTAA
- a CDS encoding Asp23/Gls24 family envelope stress response protein, giving the protein MSNASIPQTGQQRERERSEEKKKEVATTPRGPLQTAHGVTTIDENVVAKIAGMAAREVPGVYDMGNAVRRAFSAVTDRIPNAQTNVAGGISVQKGETQTAIEVTVVVDYGAPIVEVANAIRRNIIEQIEGTTGLEVVEVNINVTDVHLPDEDSDSSSSAVDLT; this is encoded by the coding sequence ATGAGCAACGCATCTATCCCTCAAACCGGTCAGCAGCGCGAGCGCGAGCGCAGCGAGGAAAAGAAAAAAGAAGTAGCAACCACTCCTCGCGGCCCGCTGCAAACCGCTCACGGCGTGACCACCATCGATGAGAACGTCGTCGCAAAGATCGCCGGAATGGCGGCCCGTGAAGTACCTGGAGTGTACGACATGGGAAATGCTGTGCGCCGCGCATTCAGCGCAGTAACAGATCGCATTCCCAACGCTCAAACCAATGTCGCGGGCGGAATCAGCGTGCAGAAAGGCGAAACCCAGACTGCCATTGAAGTCACCGTGGTAGTGGACTACGGCGCTCCCATCGTCGAGGTGGCCAACGCCATTCGCCGCAACATCATTGAACAAATTGAGGGAACAACTGGCCTAGAGGTCGTTGAAGTGAACATCAACGTCACCGACGTTCACCTGCCGGACGAAGACTCCGATTCCTCAAGCTCAGCAGTCGACCTCACGTAA
- a CDS encoding GlsB/YeaQ/YmgE family stress response membrane protein has translation MVGFIGMIITGAIIGALARLFMRGEQNISIIWTIILGAVGAFVGGGVAGFFGVESTAGIDWIRWALSIVAAVIAISIYLSITHRK, from the coding sequence ATGGTTGGATTCATTGGAATGATCATCACCGGCGCCATCATTGGCGCGCTGGCACGACTATTCATGCGAGGCGAACAGAACATCTCCATCATCTGGACCATCATCCTGGGCGCAGTCGGCGCCTTCGTTGGTGGAGGAGTGGCCGGTTTCTTCGGCGTCGAATCAACAGCTGGTATCGACTGGATTCGGTGGGCGCTTTCCATCGTGGCAGCCGTCATCGCAATTTCTATCTACCTCAGCATCACTCACAGGAAGTAA
- a CDS encoding NAD-dependent succinate-semialdehyde dehydrogenase — protein MAYATTNPYTGETVKTFDTATPEEINQAINSTDAAFREWSQTPIEDRAALLSRAAEILRANKRDYAETLTLEMGKLIAEAEAEVELSAAILDYYAKFGAQHLAPRYLRAEGFGDQDVALVNDPLGVLYAVEPWNFPYYQVIRISAPQTLAGNTILLKHASNVPQSALRMVELFRQAGFPDGVLTNIFASHEASEQILADPRVRGVALTGSEGAGGAIASIAGKNLKKSTLELGGADAFVVLEDAEVEKAAKWAAFGRHWNAGQVCVSSKRIIVVDAVYDRFLAEYKKHVAEFVAGDPMDPATTLAPLSSQTAADDVLKQVEAARAEGATVEAIGAEVPEQGAFVRPMLITNIPEGSETSQAEFFGPISQVYRAKDEDDAVRIANDTPFGLGGSVFSTDIERARKIARRIDTGMVFINQPTGVKADIPFGGVKRSGYGHELIDLGIKEFVNEKVVVVTDIDGSF, from the coding sequence ATGGCGTACGCAACAACAAACCCCTACACTGGTGAAACCGTCAAGACCTTTGACACCGCCACCCCTGAGGAAATCAACCAGGCGATCAACTCCACCGACGCAGCCTTCCGCGAGTGGTCGCAGACCCCCATCGAAGATCGTGCAGCTCTCCTTTCCCGGGCCGCAGAAATCCTGCGCGCCAACAAGCGCGACTACGCAGAGACGCTGACCCTGGAGATGGGCAAACTCATCGCAGAGGCAGAAGCAGAAGTCGAGCTCTCCGCAGCCATCCTCGACTACTACGCCAAGTTCGGCGCTCAGCACCTGGCACCGCGCTACCTGCGTGCCGAAGGTTTCGGCGATCAGGACGTCGCCCTAGTCAACGACCCGCTGGGCGTGCTTTACGCCGTCGAGCCATGGAATTTCCCCTACTACCAGGTAATCCGCATCTCCGCACCGCAGACCTTGGCGGGTAACACCATCCTGCTGAAGCACGCATCGAACGTGCCCCAGTCCGCATTGCGGATGGTCGAGCTATTCCGCCAGGCCGGATTCCCGGACGGCGTGCTGACCAACATCTTCGCTTCCCATGAGGCCAGTGAGCAGATCCTCGCCGACCCACGCGTCCGCGGTGTGGCTCTCACCGGTTCCGAAGGAGCAGGCGGTGCTATCGCGTCCATCGCAGGAAAGAACCTGAAGAAGTCCACCCTGGAGCTTGGTGGTGCTGACGCTTTCGTCGTTCTGGAAGATGCTGAGGTCGAGAAGGCCGCAAAGTGGGCTGCTTTTGGTCGCCACTGGAACGCAGGGCAGGTGTGCGTGTCGTCGAAGCGCATCATCGTCGTTGATGCCGTGTACGATCGCTTCCTCGCCGAGTATAAGAAGCACGTCGCAGAATTCGTAGCCGGTGATCCGATGGATCCCGCAACCACTCTCGCCCCACTGTCGAGCCAGACCGCTGCCGATGACGTTCTCAAGCAGGTCGAGGCTGCGCGCGCTGAAGGCGCTACCGTCGAGGCCATCGGTGCTGAGGTTCCGGAACAGGGCGCGTTCGTTCGTCCGATGCTCATCACCAACATCCCAGAGGGGTCCGAAACCTCCCAAGCCGAGTTCTTCGGCCCCATCTCCCAGGTTTACCGGGCAAAGGATGAAGATGATGCGGTGCGCATCGCCAACGACACGCCGTTTGGCCTGGGTGGTTCGGTGTTCTCCACGGACATTGAGCGTGCCCGCAAGATCGCCCGCCGGATTGACACCGGCATGGTCTTCATCAACCAGCCGACCGGCGTGAAGGCAGACATTCCCTTCGGCGGCGTCAAGCGCTCCGGTTATGGTCACGAGCTGATTGACCTGGGCATCAAAGAATTCGTCAACGAGAAGGTCGTGGTGGTCACCGACATCGACGGTTCCTTCTAA